The Lynx canadensis isolate LIC74 chromosome A2, mLynCan4.pri.v2, whole genome shotgun sequence DNA segment AGTAAGACTGCAAGGTGCAGACACACGTGGATGGTGTGAATATCAAAGGAGGGGCAGTTTCGGATGATGAGCTGACTCAAGTCCTGTAGTGTGGCCTGCTCCACAGGAGGGGGCCGTGGCTGAGACCCCAAGAGCTGGCCCAGACGACGAAGTGCCACGGGGTAGTGATGGGCGCGCACCTTGGTGGGGTTCTGGCCCAGCCAGCGCAGCAGCTCCCCGGGGCTCCTCGCCTGTTCCAGAAGCCGCTGTAGCCCCTGCACGGGGCCTGCATGGAGGCCTCCTCCAGGAGGCCAGTCCCCCCACTTGCCGGGCCCCAGACAACAGGGCTGTACTGGCGGGAGCAGCAGCAGGCCAGAGAGCCGAGCAGCAGAGGcctgggcagagagcaggacTCGAAGCATGGAGTTTGGTGTTGGAGACCCTGAGGGGCAGCCCAGAAAAGGGGGTGAGGTTTTCTCCAAAGGGGAGGAAAACCCGCTATCTTACTCCTTACCTCGCTCCCCAATTCAGAGGGCCCTGGGGTCGGAGCAACCCAGACTCGTGTTCACTCTTCCTGGAGACTGCTCTAGtcttccccaccccgcccctctctgcctccttccatcCTTCGAAACGGCACCTTCGGTGTACGCGGCACAGTGATATTTACAAAGCAATTCCACATGCGTTGCGTATCTCCTCTGGTCCTCTACACACGCCTATGAGGTGGTAGGCAGGGCTGGCACTACATCGATTTCACAGGTggagaaaccaaggcccagagaggaaagGCAGTGAAGCCTGAGGTCACGAATCGGGTCAGTGGTCgtgcccagcctggagcccagctgGCCCCGTCGATACGCCCTCCCGACCACCTCCCCCTCCCGCAGGAGGCGGCAGCGGCGAGGAGGGTGGAACGCGGGCTCCGCAGCCAGCGGTcctgggttccatgctgggcgCTCCCGCTTACCACCggcatgaccttggacaagtggcTTCGTCTCTCAGCCCAAGCCTCCTCACCCGTGAAACGAGAACGCAGCGCCCACCTCGCGGGGCGCCCGTGGAGCCCGAGCGCGCGGCTTTGCAAAGGTGCGGAGTCGGCCGTGTCAGGGACCCCCACACCCACCCGAGCCCGGGGACGCCAGCAGACCGTGGTCATGGTCGCCAACGCCAACTCCCGCCGCCCGCCCGCAGCCCGCCCCGCAGATGCCACCCCTACATGACTCCCCAGGCCCCGCGCAGGTCGCTCCCTCAGTCGGTCTCGGGGCCCGGGAGCCGGGCTCCCTCCGCGGCTTCCTCATCGGCGGGCCACCGAGTCCGCCATCTTCCCAGCAGCCCCCGGATCGCGGCCCGGACGCCAATAGCGGCTCAGTCCCCGACCGGGACAGACGTGGCTCCCGTCAGGCCCtgcgcgcgccgccgccgccgccgccgccgccgcggcccccGCGGTcgccgcgcgccccgccccccgcttcCGGGAAGCTGCGCGCGCCGAGCCTGGGCGGTGCCGGGGGCGGAGCCAGAAGGCCCGGCTCTGAGGCTCCGGCGAACAGAAAGCGGAAGTCGGCGGCGGGTCGTGTAAGGTTGGTTGGACACCGGGACAGCTCAGTCCGCTCCCTTCGCTCCTTTTCTCCCAGTGGGCAAGGGCTCCCCGCCCAACACCCCCGCGGGCCCGCACACTCAGAGACACACACGGAGAGTGAAAACTTCACAGTTATTTAATCTGCACATGTTCCAGAgaagccctctgcccctcccagctcccctTCACCAGCGTCCCGCAGTCCTTGGGTCCCCAAATCAGCCCAAGGAGCTCTTAGGGACTAGAAGTGGCTGGGTCCTCAGACAGAATACTAAGATGGGCCCAGGGGTGTAGCCTGGCTCTGCCCAGGGCCAAGGCAGTGACAGCAGCTGCCTGACCCCGAAGAGCTGACTGTCAATGGGGGCTGAGAGCCAGCAGCCCCAGGAGGTGGCCCAGAGCCATGGAGGTCACAGGGAGGGGCCTCGGCCGACTCCCGGAGCGCTCTGCTGCGCAGCGCTGGGCTCCAGGGTAGTGGGAAGAGGCAGGCGGGAGTGGTGGGCCTGGGCAGACAACAACTCCCACTGTGTCGTGGGGAGCAAGGTCCGGAGGGGCCGGCGACACTGCCGAGAGCCCGTGGAGGCACTACGGGCGGTACATGGCAAAGGCCAGGAGGCTGAGGAGCAGGGTGAAGCCGGCCAGACCCAGAGTGGCGGTCAGGGGAAAGAAGGGCCGGTACTGGATCTGGCAATaccagagcagcagcagcagcagaagcaggagaGGCAGCAGCAGGCTGCCTATTTCCAGCCCGGAGGGGCCTGGCTCTGACCCCGGTGGGCAAGGGGGATGTGGGGGGCCCACGCGTGTGGACACGTGGCAGTGGAGAACGCAGTTGGGTGGGAGGTGAAGGCTGCCCAGAGTCTGGGTGTCGTCTCCTAGCAGTTGCCCTTGGTAAATGAGTCGCACCTGCTGTTCCCGGCCGGGAAACTGGGTCCTGAGGAGAGAGGGACCTGGGTAAGAGAGCAGGCCTCAGGCAATCCTGGTCCCTTGCCCAGAACAACACTCACCTTTGCCTCCACCCACCACCCAGTTGGTGGCCTCTAAGGGGGTCCCTTCCTGCTATGGGGGGACAATACAATGTGCCACGTGGGGACCTCAGTTCCCTCCTCTATAGACTGAGGGGGAGGTCTCCGATCTCTCTCGTGGCCTCTCTGGGTCTGTGATCATTGCCACCCCactctttagaattttctttcctgtccCCATCCCAGCTTACCTTTTCAGGGAGCCAATGGTATCGTGGGGCCAGGCCCTGGCCACCTGCTCTGAATCGTTGAGGAATTTCAGCCGGAGcactaggggctcctggggggagTCCGGGGTTGGTGACGTCGCTgagagccccatgccaggctctggcTGTGCAGCCTGACCTCTGTGTCTCAAGCTGGGAGTTTCGGCTCCTGGGGCCTCCCCTCTGATGCTGCCGGTGACCGCCATGGCTTCACTGGGCTGTGCTGGTGTTGGAGTCCCTGATGGCTGGGGCAGTGGGTCGGCGCCCTCCGCGGTGTGTGTTGAGACCCAGGCGAGAGCCAGCACCAGAAGGCAGGCAAGCACCGCGAAAAGGATGGTCACCTCATCACCCACCCCTTCAATCAAGGCCATGGCACCTGCCTTGCCTGCCACGCTACTGAGCTGGAGAGGCACAAAGAACCCATGAGGGGCTGGATCGCTGGCCAACAGCCCTCTGAACTTCCACAGGCTCCTGAAGCCACCCCACCAAACTCTCCCACAGTCTTTATCCCTCTCCCGCTTGCGCAAGCTCCACCCTAGGGCACATTACTGCTCTGAAACCTGATGTCCCAACCTTGCTTCAAGGGCCCCTTCGCATCACCAAATCCCGAGTCCTAACTTGCTCTAAACTGAGTTCTAGGTCTTCAGCCCGCTCCTCCATTCATCCAAACACTCTCCCGACTTAAGGGCCTTGACATTCTAAGCAACCTCTTCCCTAAATTCAACCCACACCGAACTTCACCCCAAAGCTGACCTAGTCTCCCATCACTGCCCCAGAGTTTATCTACTCCTTCGCCTATTTCATCCCAACGCTCATCTACTCCTCCATCATTAAAGGTGCTCCAAGGGGATAGAAAATGGGTTTctttcccccgccccccgccccgttATCATTTAACCAAACGCCATCCGCGGATGGGGACTCTTTCCCAAGGCTTCCCCACACCACACGTCAATCTCCGCCCTTTGGCAATTCGGAGCTTCCAATGGTTGCCATCCCCCGACCCAAATTGGCCCCTCCAGTCTACTGAAGGCCCACCCCGTGGCGGCCCGACTCCGCGCCTCTTCTGGAAGCCTCTCCAAACCCATTCCGCAGGCGGACCCCAGATCCCGCCCAGGAATCCGGACTTCGCCCTCCCTACCCCCAGCTCTTCCATCACCCCTCCCATCTTCCCGCCCCCCCCGGAGCCGCGTTAGGGCAACCGGAGAACCGGGGGCGGGACGAGAGGGGGCCAGCTGGGGCCCGGGGCGGTGGGGTGGGCGCGGTCAACGCGCGGGGACTCACCGCCCGGCTCCGCCAGCTCCATAGCGGACCCTCGGGCACTTCCGGGCGGGAGGCGCCGAGGTCGCGGACACCTGAAggcaccccctccttccctgccgcCGCCGCCCGAAGCATTGTGGGACTTGTAGTCCTGCGCGGTGCGCATTTCCCGCCCTCCACCCTGCGGACCCACGTGCGGGGATCTGCAGGAGAGTCCTGGTGCCCGCAAGACGCTGAGGGGCCCGCGGGGGCGGGCTTGCTAGTCCCCTGAGGTTTGGGCGACAGTAGgatccgccccctcccctgctggcatccAGGGCATCTGTCACTCCAAAACCCAACGTCAGCTAGAGCACGTCAGAGTCCCCGTGTTAACAGATGCAGTGACTGGAGAGCTCAGGTGGCCCCTATCCCGGTCTGCTCTTATGTCAGAGTGAACGCCAAAAGGCACCGTGGGCCCCCTAAATTGACTCTTTGGCTCAGAGCCCAGTCCCCATGGGCTGTCTCATCAGGTTGGTTACGCACCCCTCCCCAAGGCTGGCCACGGTGGCTTGTGCTGTCTTGTTTCCCTCGTCCTTTCCCCTTGCCCCTGTAACACTGTGCAAGAAGCATGGACCTTGGAGCCTGGCACAGATGCCGATCGATCTCTTATCCTGTGTTTATCACCTGTATAACCTTGGGTGCGCTACTGAATCTCTTTGAATCTTAATTTCTTTGTTCCTAAAGCATAATTTCATAATGAAATTCTAAGgaagaaattatgttttattaaataagCATGAAAACGATGTAAGGGATCTGTTACATAGTAGGTATTTGTTCACCTAGTTCTAGTACACTCTCTCCACCCAGATCTGGGCTTGGAAACTGGGTCCTCAGAGTGTCACTGTGTAGAGGACATTGAGCCCCAGCCTGGCTTGGGTCAGCTAATTATggctttcccctccttcctctgggccACAGAGATCTCATGTCTGGGTTTTATAGGCCAGTCTTGATGAAAAGCAATGTACCCTACAGTTTCCATTCATGCTTACCTGTGGGAGCAAGGACCCCAAGTGTTGCCTTGGGAAAGCCAGTTTAGATGTATGACAGACAGACCTGACTTCTCTCTAGTTCCTtccctctcattcattcatttattctagaaacatttttaagtgtatttattttgagaggggggaggggaagagagagactcctaaggaggctctgcaccgtcagcacagccCCGACTCGActcggggctctatctcatgacccttgagatcatgacctgagccataaccaacagtcggatgcttaaccgactgagccacccaggcacgcggAACATTAATTAAAGGTATACCAAATGCCACACACACTGCATGATGCTGGGAATACAATGGTGAATCACACAGGTAAACTTGTCCCTGCTCTCATGCGGCTCATATAATAATAGGAGACAGACATGTAGACAAGCCCACGAGTCCTAACGAAGATCTGTTAGGCTGCTGGGGCAACCCATTTGAGATACTCTTTACTCTCAGCATCTCTCCTGGGAGGTACCTGGTGCAGATTCTTACCGTCCTTTCTAGTTAAGCATCTAAAAGACGTCTTTGCTATTGCTTTTAGAATTACACAGTACGAGAGCTAGGTGTTTTGCTCAATTACTATATTTTGCCGATGAAGCATGGAGAGGGTACAAGACATCAGTAAGGTCAAACACGTAGACAGAACCTGAATCTTTCAGGAGCTAGGGAGGCCCCGGGTATTGAGTAGCTTGTGCCTGGTTCTTTGGAAGGTACAAGACACTTAGGTGACTGCCTTGGTGACTGGGGCAGAGTTATGTGAATGGCCAAATGGGGTCAACTGTTTGCTGGGAAAAGACCTAGCTTGGCCTGGGAGGTGGAAGTGTGTGTATCGAGATTGACATATGTCAACTGTCCCAGAGGACATCGGGGCATGGCCCTGGATTGGCTGGGGCCAGTGCCCTGCACATGCCCTCTCTTACACCTTTTAAGAAAGATGGGGGATGGAGGTGGATTAGCAGGACTGCTGACGGCTTTGGCAATGGGGATGCAGAGGAACTGAGACATTGAAGGGAGCTCCCTGTCCCTGGAAGGAGCGGACAGGAACACAGGGTGGGCGAGGGGGTGACAATTAAGACAGCCTTGTGGGCTCTGGTGAGTCTCTTGAATGGGATGAGAGGGGAGAAGAAAGCATAATATTGGATTCATCTCCCTTCTTTGCCTGTGTACCAGCCGGGACCAGGGTGGTGGCAGTCAGTGAACCCTCCCGGTCCCAAAGGAAAGTCTTTTAGGGGAAGGTTGAAGATGAGTGGGGACTGTTGTTTAGAGTGTCATTTCCAAGGGCCCTGCTGATGAAGGAAGCTCTCAGGGAGAACTGGAAACGGAAGCAGGGAACCCAGATTTCTAGGCTCTGTGCCTCAGCCCCCAGTCTAGAGTccaggggaggaccagagagagaaccGTGGGGACAGAGTGGTCCCTGGGGATGATCTCGGACGGGAACAGGGGGGCTCGTGTCGCACTAAAAGGCAGAACTGTGTAAGTGAGGCACAGCCGTGCCTGGGCCGGAGGCCCTTCCCGGCCAATCTGCCGCGTTCATCAGCACCCTCGGGCGCAGGGCACCGTTTCGGGCACTGCCCAAAGATCGGACACCCCACCCAGACCAGAGCAGGGAGGCGAACGAGAGAGCCGGGGCCGGGAGGAGGCCAGAGCGGCTGTCCACTTCGGGCTGGTGGCCCTCACGGCgggtgtgggtgggggctggagaggAGGCGGAAGGGCCAAGGCTAGGTGGGAGGGGCCCGGGCGCCGGGGCTGGAGCGCGCGGCTTGGGGGTGGAGGCTGCAGAGCCAGCTAGCGAGCGAGGGGCGGGGGCGCTGGGGCCGGCGCgcaggaggggcgggggcggcggggaggggggctcgGGCTGCGTGTGCCGGAGCTGGCGGGGGCGGCGGTGCGTGCGCATGACGCGGGGGGAGGGCCCGGGCCGCGCGCTCCCGGTCCCGTTGTTGTTGCCGCTGGAGGCTGCTCCGAGGCAGCGGGATCGCGACGCCGAGAAGCGCCCTGCAGCGGCGGCCACAGCGTGCCCGGCGGCGCCTCCCGGCCTCGGCCCCCGGCCTCCGGCCTCATGCGCTAGCCCCGCGCCGCCGGCTCCTTAGTCCCGGCCCCGCCAGCCCCGCGCGCCCgcccgccaccgccgccgccgcagcgCCGCCCCGGGCCCCGGCCGGGCCCGCCTCGGGCCCCGCGGCTCTAGAGCCATGAACTTCCAGGCGGGCGGGGGGCAGAGCCCGCAGCAGCAGCCGAGTCTGGCGGCGCCggggggcggcggcggtggcggcggcggcgcggggggcgGCGGGCAGTTCGGCGGcgcggggccgggggccgggggcggcggcggcccctCGCAGCAGCTGGCCGGAGGGCCCCCCCAGCAGTTCGCGCTCTCCAACTCGGCAGCCATCCGGGCCGAGATCCAACGCTTCGAATCCGTGCATCCCAATATCTACGCCATCTACGACCTGATCGAGCGCATTGAGGACTTGGCGCTGCAGAACCAGATCCGGGAGCACGTCATCTCCATCGAGGGTGAGCGGAGCCGGGGTCTGCGGGAGCTGGGGCGCGGTGGCCCGGTTCGGCCACGCTCTCCCCGTCTGGGGTCGTCGCGCGCCTGAGGTCCTGGCCACGCGGTTTTGCTGATCGCCAGCGCTGCAGAGCGGTCGTCCAAGCTTCGCTGTATCTCGTCCGGGGACACTGGGGCTCGGGGCCGGTCCCGTGCCAGGGGACACGTTTTCCGTTCTTAGTACCCCAGGGCGTGAGGGTGGTGTCGCCCCGGGGACAGGTGCGCTCAGAGCCGCAGAGGTGCGGGGGGCTGGGGCCGGAGCTGGCCAGGCATGCCTTGGGAGGGTGGGCGCCGCGGAGGGCCTCGGCGGGCCGGGAGGTGGGGCTGCTGTCCCGGCCCGGCCCTGCCCCGCGGCGGGGCGGGGGAATCGAGCCTCCCGTTAGTGGATGGCAGCCTTCCCGGGCCCAGCGCCCGCGGGCCCCGGAGGGTGGCGCTCGCCGCGGCGCCCTTTCCCGACGCACACCCCCCACGCTGCCGCTGCCAAGGCGGGCGCAGGCCGGGCCTGGCGCGGGGCTCCGGCGGCGCGACCGCGTGGGAGGCACCGGCCGGTACATCCGCGCTTTCGTCCGGTCCCCCGCGCACCCAGGAGCCGCTCGGGAGGCGGGCGCGGGACTGCGGGGCGCTGTCTGACCTCCACGGACACGGCGCTGGGCGTCAAATGCCAGAATCCCGGGCCACTGCCCTGCCTAGCACCCTTTTCTCTAGGCTCTTGAGCCCGGGAATTTGGCTGCCACgtaggggggggggggcgcagaggaAGTGGGTTCACGCTGTCGGCACATATCCCACGACCCCTgatgtgtcggggggggggggcaccacaCCCACAGATTCCCTGGTGGCACCGTGACCTTTGAGCATCCAAGGGGCAGATGGGCCTCGCCCTGGgtcatctccttcctctctggctcTATTGGAAGGGGGACGCCCAGCAAGCAGGTGGTGGGTTCAGCTTTAGCGGAAATGCAGGGCTGGTTGCGAGGTGTTTTGGCGATGACATGGAGTTGTGGGCAACGGCCTGTCCACTTCTTGGGCCTGGCAGTTAGGGCCACActcccaccttctcctccttGTGTAAGGCTCCAGGGCCCCTGTGCCTGAACACTACTCCCTTCCTGCTTTTGGAGGTCCCCACAGCTGAGGAAGGAGCATTCAGTGTTTGGGGAGCTTCAGACCCCATTTAGACCCAGAGTCCTGCCTTCTTCTTGTCACACTCCAAGCTGacttccttctgtcctttcccCAATCCTCTGTTACCTCTTTCCTCTCAAGGCTGAGTTCACAGTGAACTAATTAGGCGACGGGGAAAAACTCATTAACATGGATCCAAGTAAATGGCCTGAATCACCGTTGTGGCCGGGGACCAGGAGATGGCATTTGTGTGAGCCCAGGGCCCCAAAGAGAGGAGATGACCAATTTTTCCTCCTCGATCTGAAacgggtggggcagggagagtcGCCATTCCCCAGAGCGACACTGTCCCTCTGGGGAAGTAGAAGTTCAGGAACAGCTCTCAgataccccccctccccccagctcctttTGTCGAAGAGACTTGAGGGACTAGCCCGAGGTAGGGGCTGAGGGAGGACGCCTCCCTCAGAGCCCTTcccagagcagggagaggcagaatcagCTGGGTTCCCATCCAGCTCCAACTTCCTTAGCAGTGGCTTGTGAccacccccgcgccccccccccccagcccggaCTCAGGAGGCCTCCAGCTGGGCATCTTCTGTGCCACGAGGATCATGATTCCCGGGACGTGCTCAGTTTTCGTCCCTGTCTTAAATTCAACGCGCTGGGCGGAATTTCTCTTCGTAGAGCCCTCCCCCGTGACCAACTTCCCCATTGCGGTTTGGAAGTACCCCATGTTCTGTCTGCTTAGCCTGGAAGCTTGGTATCGTGAATCCCGGGACCCGATGTCTCATTGTCACCAGGCCCAGCTGTTCCGCACACTGCATTCGCAGCTCTCCTGATCCCCACTTCCCTGCTCTCCCTTGGCGGGGCCTTGCACCTCTCTCCTCCCGCTCCCCTGTTTTGTCCAGCCTCTCTCCTGGGATCCATCTTTATCACCCACCTCACCCCTGCTTCCCCACTTTTGTCACATAGATTTTCTGCCCTGGGCaggcagggaaaaacaaaaaacaaaaaacaaaaccaaacaaaaaaacaaataacccccccccccaaaaaaacaaaccaaaaaaaaaaaaaaaacaacccagaaaactCCTTCTCCAATTTCTGCCCTATATCCTTTCTTGCTGTAGAGCCTCCATCTGCCAAACCATATTGCTGCTGCCTTGTAAAGCAGTGTCCCCACCTTCTtgcttgggggagggaggagagcagctTCTTGGGGCGTTTCCCGGCTCCCTGTGAGCCTGGCCGAGCCCCCCTGCCAGGGCCCAGCATCAAACCTGGGTCCAGGCGATATTGTTACGTAACACATCCGTAGCCGGGAGGCCGGTCTGTGTTTACTAGGGCTGAGCCTCTTAGTGGGAAGGGATGACATTTTCCTAGTGTATAATAAGCTTCCGCCTCACTCTGGTAATACTTCGGTGAAGGATTTATTTGTTCCAGCTCTGAAGGTGACCCAGGAGACGCAGTCGGAATCCATTTGGGACTGAGGGAGCACCATGGCACCTTGCCCTCCTGTCTTCTGCCTGCTTCACTCAGTCACCTCAGACCCCGCAGCCAGGgtaggaggaaggaagcagaggaacatTCCGCTTTCCTGTCTCAGGACAGGATTTGAGGGGAAGCAGGCTGTTTTTGAAAAGTTCCTTTCCCACCAAAGgccaaggaaggagaaaaggggtgCATCCGGCTGTTTTAAGGCATGAAAGCAGTGTACCCggcaggtgggggtggtgggatgGCAGGCTCACCGTGTGCAGAGCCTCTGAGCCAGGCTCTTCTCCccggtggggaaactgaggctcggagaaaGGAGGGATCCACGCTGATCAGTCAGGGCTCGTGTGGGGCCTCGGGCAGGAGCTCTCGGGACTTGCTTGGTCTCCTGGCTGTGCCCTAGAAAGAGGGCCGCAGAGGAACCGGCCTCAGTCCAGATAGGGGACAGCCTGGGCACATGGAACGTGCAGATGCTGGGCCAAGTAAGCCAGGAGCCAGGATGAGTTCCTGCAAGAAGCCGCCTGGGGTCCCAGCAAGTGGCCAGGAA contains these protein-coding regions:
- the TMUB1 gene encoding transmembrane and ubiquitin-like domain-containing protein 1, whose translation is MALIEGVGDEVTILFAVLACLLVLALAWVSTHTAEGADPLPQPSGTPTPAQPSEAMAVTGSIRGEAPGAETPSLRHRGQAAQPEPGMGLSATSPTPDSPQEPLVLRLKFLNDSEQVARAWPHDTIGSLKRTQFPGREQQVRLIYQGQLLGDDTQTLGSLHLPPNCVLHCHVSTRVGPPHPPCPPGSEPGPSGLEIGSLLLPLLLLLLLLLWYCQIQYRPFFPLTATLGLAGFTLLLSLLAFAMYRP